GGCGGGTGCCGTCCGGAGTGGGTCTGCGGGGCAGACCGGTCTTCCGGCCTTTCTTCTGATTGGTCTTGACGGCGACGCTATCAAGAGTCAACAATTAAGAAAAATAGAAAATATGGTCGCTGGATATAGAAAATGGCTATTGATCGTAACCTTGTCGCCTTTCTGGCGGTTGCCGAATCCGGCAACCTGACCAGTGCCGCGGAGCAGTTGCATCTCGCGCAACCATCCCTGACCAAACGTCTAAAACTTCTGGAAGAAGAATATGACGCCCGCCTGTTCGAGCGCCATCCGCGCGGTATGGTTCTGACCCCGGCGGGCCGGGTTCTGCTGGATCACGCAAAGCGCATCGAACAGCGCTATATTCAGGCTCACGAAGCGGTCGCGGCGGAAAAAAGCAACAAGCTCGAACGTCTGAAGATCGGCGCCGGTCCCCTGTTTCAACGCGCGCTTTTGGCCAATGCCTTCAACACTCTGAGGCAGGAATATCCGGAGACCTCCCTCGACTTGCGCGCCGATGTGCACATGCTCAACCTTCCACTGCTCCGACACGGACAACTCGACATTGTCTTCGGCGCGATCGTCCACAGCATTGTTGAGGAGGATATCGAGGCCATAGGGCTATTGAAGGTCAACCTTGGTGCCCTCGCCCGCCTTGACCATGACCTCCATCAGAAGAAACACGTCACCGCAAGGGATCTGGCAGCCGTCCCGTGGATCCTCTATTCCGACGACGAGGAAACAACTGCCATGGTGCGAGGATTCTTCGTGCGCAACGGCCTGACGCCACCCGCCTTTGACATCCGCACCTCTTCTTACGAATTTGGTCTGGATCTGGTCGGAACCGGTCGCTTCATCATGCCGATCCCGGCGGAACTCGACAGTTTTCTGCGGCCCGGTGGTATGCGTGTCCTGTCTCTCGACGCCCCGCTCGACCGCTTCGTCGCCGGAGCCTATGTCCGCAGTTCGACCCTTGCCTATCCGGTCGTGCGCCGTTTGCTTGAACTCGTCAGGCAGGAAGCAAACAAGCTGAAAGCCCAACCGATTACCGAAGGGGACTAGCGTGCGCCTGCAGAAGCAGTGATCGGTGCCCTGTACCTGCTGACCAGGTGGTTCAGCGATAAAAATTTTCTATCGCCATAATCCAACTATTCTATTTTTCTAAATGTTTTTGGTTTGATATGTCTGCGCCTGCATTTGCCTCCCGATCTGGAAGGTCTCCGTAGGTTCGTAACGGGCCTCTTTCACAAGAGAATACCCAATCTCTGGACACATACCATGCCGGCCGCAAGGACACGTTTGATGATGTTGAGAATACTTGTTCAAAATCTGCTAGGGTGGAACAAGGATCGCTATCGACCCGAGAAGCACTATATGCGAGGACCGGGGCCAGCCTGCCATCCCGACCACAAGGGCCCGCTGAGCTGACAACCGGCAATGTCCGGACTCGCAAAACAGGAAACGACTGGAACTCTTGATGCCGACAGAAATGCGCCGCCCCTTTCAGGTGATGGCAAAACCCATAGGGCCCCGTTGCAATCTCGACTGCACCTATTGCTATTACCTCGAGAAAGAGCGGCTCTATGAAGGCACCAAGCGGTTCGACATGTCCGAGACCGTGCTCGAGACCTACATCCGCGACTATATCGACTCTCAGGCCAGTCTGCCCGAGCCGGAAATCTGGTTCAACTGGCAGGGCGGCGAGCCGACCATTCTTGGCCTTAGTTATTTCCGCCAGATCGTCGAGTTGCAAAAGCGATATCAGCCATCGGGCAAGACCATCCGCAACGCGATGCAGACCAACGGCACGCTGATCACCGATGAATGGGCCCGCTTTCTCAAGCAGGAGGACTTTCTTGTCGGCATCAGCATCGACGGCTCCGAGGAAATAAACGACCAGTATCGCGTCGACCGGGCGGGACGGCCAAGCTTCAAGGCCGTCATGGTCGGTCTTGAGCATCTCAAGGCCCACGGCGTCAGCTTCAACGTTCTGACTGTGGTCCACCGCGACAATGCCCAGAAACCGCTCGAGGTCTATCGCTTCCTCAGAGACATCGGGGCGGAATATATCCAGTTCATTCCCATCGTCGAGCGATCCGCTGACGGCAAGACACTCGCCGCGGCCCCTCAGATCGATGAGGATGGCGTCGAGTATCACGTCACTCCTTGGAGCGTTCTGCCACGCACCTATGGCACATTCCTGTCGACCATCTTTGATGAATGGGTCTCCAAGGATGTAGGCAAGATCTTTGTGCAGTTTTTCGATCTGCAATTGGGATTGTGGATGGGCGCCCCCGCCAGCCTCTGCTGGTTTGCCGAGACCTGCGGTCAGGGACTGGCCGTGGAGCACAATGGCGATCTCTATGCCTGCGATCACTATGTCTATCCTGAATATCGCCTCGGCAACATCACCGAGACGTTCATCGCTGAGCTGGCCAACTCGGAGCAACAGATCAGCTTTGGCGAGGACAAGCGGGACAGCCTTCCTCGTCAGTGTCGCGAGTGCGATGTGCGCTTCGCTTGCAACGGCGGCTGCCCGAAGCACCGCTTCCTGACCACCGCAGACGGGGAGCCGGGGCTGAACTACTATTGTCGCTCGATCAAGCATTTTGCAAAGCACGCAGGGCCGACCCTTGAAATCATGCGCTCCCTCGTGCAGTCGGGTAGACCGGCCAGCGACATTATGACCCTGAACAGCAAGGCGAAGGGAGGCTCCCCCCACATGGCCTCTCGCGTCCGCACACCGGGACGCAACGACCCCTGCCCCTGTGGCAGCGGCAAGAAATACAAAGCCTGCTGCGGCAAGCTTTGAGGCCAAAGATCAATCAGGCTGACTCGGCCAAGAGGGCAATTTCGCCATTGGCTGAGCATTGCTCCAGCTCTCGCTGCAGTCAGGCGGTTGCTCTGAACTTTCCTTGCTTTTCTACATTTCCGACAAAAACGTCGCCAGACATTTGAAAAACCGGCCCAGCTGTAGCAGTATCCCTATCAGAAATTGTACTCTAGTATATTTAACCAGTTCATTTCGTCACAAGGGTCGCGATGTCCTCCCGCTCCGAGACTGCACTTTTCCCTCGGCTCGCTGCCATCAAGGGGCTGATACCCGGGATATTGTCCATCCTGTTGCTGACCGGTTGCATGTTCAACCGGGAAACGGATGAAGACGACGGCTGGCATTCCTTGTTTGAGGAGCCTCACCGGCACTATCAGAATATCGGCGCGAAATATCAGCCTGACGCCACCAAGATGGACTGGTTCCGCCATGGACTGAAGCTGGCCTTCGGCCTCTACCCCGGTCGCGAGCATCTGCCCCCGGACATGGCCTTGCCCATCAAGCAGGCAAACCATCAATTCAAAGAGGCTCTGACAGCCACGAACCGGATCACATGGTTCGGCCACGCCAGTTTCCTGATCAACATCGGCAATCGGCGCATCCTGACCGATCCGACCTTTGCCAGATACATCGGCCACTTTCCGATCCTGACGAAACGCCTCAACCCTGTTGCACCGAACTGGCGGCAGCTCGACCGGCTGGATGCGGTGTTGATCACCCACGCCGACTACGATCATCTCGATCTGACAAGCCTTAGGATGCTCAGACAGATCTATCCCCGCCTGCAACTGATCTTGCCAGCGGGAACAACAATGATGCTCGAAGACTTCCCGAAAACCGCAATCCGGGAGATGAACTGGTATGACAATGAGACTGTCGGATCGATTTCGGTGACATTCGTGCCAGCCATTCACGGTGTCAGGCGACCACCTCATGAGCTCGATTCAGCGCTCTGGGGCGGCTACTTGCTCCAGTCGGGAGGCCGAAAGCTCTACCTATCCGGCGATATCGGCCCCGGCACGGTCTACAGGGACATCGCCAGTCGCTTTGCCCCGATCGATACGGCCGTTGTGCCAATCGGCGGCTACGAGCCGCAAAGCTTCAACCGGGCCTTTCACGTGCCGCCAGACGGAGCCGTCGACATAGCCCGTCAGCTTGGAGCCAAACGGGTCATTGCCAGCCATTGGGGCACTTTCCCGCTCTCAGAAGACACAGGCAAGGAACAGAAGCAGGCGTTTCTTACCGCAAGCACAAAGGCAGCACCCCGCAAACATGTGATGAAGGTGGGGGAAAGCCGCCCCTTGTGGCGCGACTGACCCGTCATGCAATGGACCCACCCTCAGCGCTGGCTGGTCTGCCAGTCGGGATGGATCCACGGTTGGGACTCATCGCGAGGCAGCATCTTGCCCAGAATGTGATCCGCCGCCTTCTCACCCACCAGAATGGACGGTGCATTGAGATTGCCGTTGGTGATCTGGGGGAAGATCGAGCTATCCGCAACGCGCAAGCCCTCAACGCCGATGACCTTGAGGTCCGGATCAACAACCGCCATCGGGTCATCCGCCGCCCCCATCTTGCAGGTCCCGCAAGGATGGAAGGCACTTTCCACGTGATCGCGAATGAAGGCATTGAGATCCTCTTCGCTGGTCACGTCCTTACCCGGCTGGATCTCCTTACCGCGGTAGGCATCAAACGCCGACTGCCCGAAGATCTCGCGGGTCATGGCGATACAAGTACGGAAATCGCGCCAGTCATCCTCATGGGA
The sequence above is drawn from the uncultured Cohaesibacter sp. genome and encodes:
- a CDS encoding LysR family transcriptional regulator, yielding MAIDRNLVAFLAVAESGNLTSAAEQLHLAQPSLTKRLKLLEEEYDARLFERHPRGMVLTPAGRVLLDHAKRIEQRYIQAHEAVAAEKSNKLERLKIGAGPLFQRALLANAFNTLRQEYPETSLDLRADVHMLNLPLLRHGQLDIVFGAIVHSIVEEDIEAIGLLKVNLGALARLDHDLHQKKHVTARDLAAVPWILYSDDEETTAMVRGFFVRNGLTPPAFDIRTSSYEFGLDLVGTGRFIMPIPAELDSFLRPGGMRVLSLDAPLDRFVAGAYVRSSTLAYPVVRRLLELVRQEANKLKAQPITEGD
- a CDS encoding anaerobic sulfatase maturase — encoded protein: MPTEMRRPFQVMAKPIGPRCNLDCTYCYYLEKERLYEGTKRFDMSETVLETYIRDYIDSQASLPEPEIWFNWQGGEPTILGLSYFRQIVELQKRYQPSGKTIRNAMQTNGTLITDEWARFLKQEDFLVGISIDGSEEINDQYRVDRAGRPSFKAVMVGLEHLKAHGVSFNVLTVVHRDNAQKPLEVYRFLRDIGAEYIQFIPIVERSADGKTLAAAPQIDEDGVEYHVTPWSVLPRTYGTFLSTIFDEWVSKDVGKIFVQFFDLQLGLWMGAPASLCWFAETCGQGLAVEHNGDLYACDHYVYPEYRLGNITETFIAELANSEQQISFGEDKRDSLPRQCRECDVRFACNGGCPKHRFLTTADGEPGLNYYCRSIKHFAKHAGPTLEIMRSLVQSGRPASDIMTLNSKAKGGSPHMASRVRTPGRNDPCPCGSGKKYKACCGKL
- a CDS encoding MBL fold metallo-hydrolase, with translation MSSRSETALFPRLAAIKGLIPGILSILLLTGCMFNRETDEDDGWHSLFEEPHRHYQNIGAKYQPDATKMDWFRHGLKLAFGLYPGREHLPPDMALPIKQANHQFKEALTATNRITWFGHASFLINIGNRRILTDPTFARYIGHFPILTKRLNPVAPNWRQLDRLDAVLITHADYDHLDLTSLRMLRQIYPRLQLILPAGTTMMLEDFPKTAIREMNWYDNETVGSISVTFVPAIHGVRRPPHELDSALWGGYLLQSGGRKLYLSGDIGPGTVYRDIASRFAPIDTAVVPIGGYEPQSFNRAFHVPPDGAVDIARQLGAKRVIASHWGTFPLSEDTGKEQKQAFLTASTKAAPRKHVMKVGESRPLWRD